Proteins encoded within one genomic window of Thermococcus celer Vu 13 = JCM 8558:
- the trm5b gene encoding tRNA (guanine(37)-N1)-methyltransferase Trm5b, with the protein MMGVRVHRRDGERVRRLLAELGLLDTGRKIRREGEFLIFPVKGPIEGFEIVETEFEPAERRAHSYREVVEVPEELKPLLPSSFDVIGDIAIIELPEGLMEYGKAIGEAILKVHRHIRAVFAKGGKVSGEYRVRELVHLAGEERTETLHRENGIRLRLDVSRVYFSPRLATERMRIFRKSRPGEVVFDMFAGVGPYSILLAKKAELVFACDINPWAVRYLEENVRLNRTNNVVPILGDVRKVAGRVEADRVVMNLPKFADRFLREAMLSVRNGGIVHYYGFGPEEDLFSEHEGKIKAVAGELGFGVEILERRKVRPYAPRQFNIAVDFRVLK; encoded by the coding sequence ATGATGGGGGTTAGGGTCCACAGGCGGGATGGGGAGAGGGTAAGGAGACTGCTCGCAGAGCTCGGTCTCCTGGATACTGGGCGTAAAATCAGGAGAGAGGGTGAATTTTTGATCTTCCCCGTAAAAGGGCCTATCGAAGGGTTCGAGATCGTCGAGACGGAGTTCGAACCCGCTGAGAGGAGAGCCCACAGCTACCGCGAGGTCGTTGAGGTTCCGGAGGAACTGAAACCCCTCCTCCCGAGCTCCTTCGACGTAATCGGGGATATAGCCATAATCGAGCTCCCCGAGGGGCTGATGGAATACGGAAAGGCCATCGGCGAGGCCATCCTAAAGGTCCACCGCCACATAAGGGCCGTCTTCGCCAAGGGGGGTAAAGTCTCCGGCGAGTACAGGGTTAGAGAGCTCGTTCACCTCGCGGGAGAGGAAAGGACCGAAACCCTCCACCGCGAGAACGGAATAAGGCTGAGGCTCGACGTTTCCAGGGTTTACTTCTCCCCCCGCCTGGCAACGGAGAGGATGAGGATTTTTAGAAAATCCCGGCCGGGAGAGGTTGTATTCGACATGTTCGCGGGCGTCGGTCCCTACTCGATACTCCTGGCGAAAAAAGCTGAACTCGTCTTCGCCTGTGACATCAACCCCTGGGCCGTCCGCTACCTCGAGGAGAACGTAAGGCTGAACAGGACTAACAACGTCGTGCCCATCCTCGGGGACGTTCGGAAGGTCGCGGGGAGAGTCGAGGCCGACCGCGTCGTAATGAACCTCCCCAAGTTCGCGGACCGCTTCCTGCGGGAGGCGATGCTGAGCGTCAGGAACGGTGGCATCGTCCACTACTACGGCTTCGGCCCCGAGGAGGATCTCTTCTCGGAGCATGAGGGGAAGATAAAGGCCGTCGCCGGAGAGCTGGGGTTTGGGGTTGAGATCCTCGAGAGGCGAAAGGTCCGCCCATACGCGCCGAGGCAGTTCAACATCGCGGTGGACTTCAGGGTTCTGAAGTAG